A stretch of the candidate division WOR-3 bacterium genome encodes the following:
- the lpxB gene encoding lipid-A-disaccharide synthase: MRKILIVTGELSGDIHASEFIRESLAFDSDIEFFAIGGSNMEKAGAAIIMPYDSLTAMGFVSPVLNIFHYRRILDKIHKWMKTEKPDAVVLVDFPGFNLQVAMFAHYLNIPVVYYILPQVWAWGTWRIRQIKKYVDLALVILPFVPKFFSQYGVRSVYVGHPVLDTVVKRGNYPETADEKNTATVGLFPGSRKSEIRRHILVMLKVAELIRIRHPEVNFLVACDPKNADTAYLPGYINFVPDDPYGVMKRSSILIAASGTVTLEGAFFEKPMIVIYKTEAPTYFLARLLAKVPYISLVNITGGEKILPEFIQKNADPEKIAQSAESLLYDNAVREKMINKIKTVKKKLGSPGASKRAAEYFLRFINENKR, translated from the coding sequence ATGCGCAAGATACTCATAGTAACCGGTGAACTTTCCGGAGACATTCACGCCTCCGAATTCATAAGGGAATCACTGGCCTTTGACAGCGATATCGAATTTTTTGCTATCGGCGGAAGCAACATGGAAAAAGCCGGCGCCGCTATAATAATGCCTTATGACTCCCTGACGGCCATGGGTTTCGTCTCTCCGGTTCTGAACATATTTCACTACAGGCGAATACTCGACAAAATACACAAATGGATGAAGACCGAAAAACCGGATGCCGTCGTACTCGTCGATTTTCCCGGTTTCAACCTTCAGGTCGCGATGTTCGCTCATTATCTTAACATTCCGGTTGTCTACTATATTCTGCCTCAGGTGTGGGCGTGGGGAACATGGCGAATCAGACAAATTAAAAAATATGTAGACCTTGCCCTGGTCATACTCCCATTCGTACCGAAGTTTTTTTCCCAGTACGGTGTAAGATCCGTATACGTGGGGCATCCGGTCCTCGACACTGTTGTTAAACGCGGGAACTACCCTGAAACCGCAGACGAAAAAAATACCGCTACTGTAGGTCTTTTCCCCGGTTCGAGAAAGTCGGAAATCAGAAGGCATATCCTGGTAATGTTAAAAGTAGCGGAATTAATAAGAATCCGGCATCCAGAAGTCAATTTCCTCGTCGCCTGCGACCCGAAAAACGCAGACACGGCATACTTGCCAGGTTACATAAACTTCGTGCCAGACGATCCATACGGCGTCATGAAAAGATCCAGTATCCTCATAGCCGCTTCAGGTACAGTGACACTTGAGGGAGCCTTTTTTGAAAAACCCATGATCGTCATATACAAAACCGAGGCTCCGACCTATTTTCTAGCAAGGCTTCTCGCAAAAGTACCTTACATCAGCCTCGTAAATATAACGGGAGGGGAAAAAATATTACCTGAGTTCATTCAGAAAAACGCCGACCCGGAAAAAATAGCTCAAAGCGCCGAAAGCCTTCTGTACGATAATGCTGTGAGAGAAAAGATGATAAACAAAATTAAAACCGTCAAGAAAAAACTCGGCTCTCCAGGAGCGTCAAAAAGAGCGGCCGAATATTTTTTGAGATTCATAAATGAAAATAAAAGATAA
- a CDS encoding glycosyltransferase, whose translation MLSVIAYNIFLAIFFPFLALVIFAKILQTRREWMNRWGFLPKFKKRYVIWIHGSSVGEINSLKSICADLSVKHPRFRFLVTSYTRTGVIRAENIMNKKNIKTAFFPFDFPLSVINAVNRVKPSCVLFTETEIWPNFLFYCRLRKIPVFLLSARISDRTYPRYKSFRRFLKRVLSSYTFVFAQDELNARRFIEIGVPKDRISRSGSLKASYEIQSPPPLPIRPGTILWTAGPLRKGEFEQILEVFSSLKNRYSSLALLLAPRYLDMTQDILRCARSKSLEPTLRSHSAEILPGLTILDSLGELSRFYKEAKIAFIGGSFVNAGGHNPLEAAFQGVPVLMGPHYQNVEDTMNKLAEAKGAWIVESQQDLEKALDKLLSNEDMRRSASENIQKAALSQLVSKNEIYEMIEKKTPGFPC comes from the coding sequence GTGCTCAGCGTAATCGCGTACAATATCTTTCTTGCTATATTTTTCCCCTTTCTGGCTCTTGTCATTTTTGCGAAAATACTGCAAACACGCAGAGAATGGATGAACAGATGGGGATTTTTGCCAAAATTCAAGAAAAGATACGTAATCTGGATCCACGGTTCATCTGTCGGAGAAATAAATTCTCTCAAATCAATTTGCGCGGACCTGAGTGTCAAACACCCCCGCTTCAGGTTTCTGGTGACCTCCTACACAAGGACAGGTGTCATTCGCGCAGAAAATATAATGAACAAAAAGAACATCAAAACGGCTTTTTTCCCTTTCGATTTTCCTTTGAGCGTAATCAACGCGGTCAACAGAGTAAAACCTTCATGTGTCCTTTTCACGGAAACAGAAATATGGCCGAATTTTCTTTTTTACTGCAGGCTTAGAAAGATACCGGTATTCCTTTTGAGCGCAAGAATATCCGACAGGACTTATCCCCGATACAAATCCTTCCGGAGATTTTTGAAAAGGGTCCTTTCCTCCTACACATTCGTTTTCGCCCAGGACGAATTAAACGCCCGGCGCTTTATAGAAATCGGCGTGCCCAAGGACAGAATATCCAGGTCAGGCTCTCTGAAAGCTTCTTATGAAATACAGTCGCCTCCTCCTTTACCAATCCGGCCCGGAACAATTCTATGGACAGCCGGCCCTTTGAGAAAAGGCGAATTCGAGCAGATTTTAGAGGTTTTCTCTTCCCTGAAAAACAGGTATTCTTCCCTCGCTCTTCTTTTGGCTCCAAGATATCTCGACATGACACAGGATATTCTGCGGTGTGCCCGATCAAAAAGCCTCGAACCGACTCTTAGGTCTCATTCTGCGGAGATATTGCCGGGACTGACCATACTTGACAGCCTTGGCGAGCTTTCTCGTTTCTACAAAGAGGCTAAAATAGCTTTTATAGGGGGTTCTTTTGTCAACGCGGGAGGTCACAATCCCCTCGAAGCGGCTTTTCAGGGAGTACCCGTGCTGATGGGACCGCATTATCAGAACGTCGAAGACACGATGAACAAACTCGCCGAGGCAAAAGGAGCCTGGATAGTCGAATCTCAACAGGATCTTGAAAAAGCGCTCGATAAGTTACTCTCCAACGAAGACATGAGACGATCGGCCTCGGAAAATATACAAAAAGCCGCACTGTCGCAGCTCGTTTCAAAAAATGAAATATACGAGATGATTGAGAAGAAAACTCCCGGATTCCCATGTTGA
- a CDS encoding PHP domain-containing protein, giving the protein MNAKIKVETHLHTEVSKDGKIRLKDIVRAIESGIIDKVIVTDHDETSNALFFAGKFPENIFPGEEVMTLSGELLLLFVKEKIPGGLSLSKTLEIAKEQGCFITIPHPFDRFRNSRIKDAIEEASQAADAIEIFNSRCLLASDNEKARIYALGKGFFFTAGSDAHVPSEIGTSGLLMPDFKDSVSFRESLKRAEVFGKLSPFLVHALSTCEKWRKKTRS; this is encoded by the coding sequence ATGAACGCAAAAATAAAGGTTGAAACTCACCTTCACACGGAAGTTTCAAAAGACGGAAAAATAAGATTGAAGGACATTGTCCGCGCGATAGAATCCGGTATAATAGATAAAGTTATCGTAACGGACCACGACGAGACTTCAAACGCGCTGTTTTTCGCCGGAAAATTCCCTGAGAACATCTTCCCCGGCGAAGAGGTCATGACACTGTCGGGTGAACTCCTTCTCTTATTCGTCAAAGAAAAAATACCCGGAGGACTTAGCCTGTCAAAGACACTGGAAATTGCTAAAGAACAGGGATGCTTCATAACTATACCTCATCCTTTTGACAGGTTCAGGAACTCGAGAATAAAAGACGCCATAGAAGAGGCCTCTCAGGCGGCGGACGCTATAGAAATATTCAATTCAAGATGTCTGCTGGCCTCCGACAATGAAAAAGCCCGGATTTACGCCCTCGGAAAAGGTTTTTTTTTCACCGCGGGCAGTGATGCTCACGTCCCCTCGGAGATTGGCACGAGCGGCCTTTTGATGCCTGACTTCAAGGACTCAGTTTCATTCAGGGAATCCCTGAAACGTGCGGAAGTTTTCGGCAAACTCAGCCCTTTTTTGGTGCACGCGCTTTCCACATGCGAAAAATGGCGAAAAAAAACCCGTTCCTGA
- a CDS encoding nucleoside kinase: MTEKTKFSIKRGQIPFEVFKSSGLNLENVIACRLNGFPADLLLQVKDSFNVTPITASDTDWLRIYRNSMTFLLFRAVSEIFRNTRVVVNHSISSGYYYEIVSSVLPRADEITAIESRMKKIAENDEEIQREVISKEKAVKLFENKGRKDTAGLLKNYDRDEIVLYKSGPVFDFYNSPLAPKTGILKHFAVKSYPPGIVVQFPSANNPSKLGPWKEQKKLFKIYHEQRRWNQILDIINVRDLNQAIARGKGGEIIRVAEALHEKKLSAIADEVSHDRQKRVILISGPSSSGKTTFSRRLTIALQVNGLRSVTLSLDNYFVDREQTPLDEKGNPDYESPKTIQTDLFREQLLSLLNGKKVRVPKFDFTTGKKKVNSVETSIEPGHPIIIEGIHALNEDLTDMLEPEVKLKLYASPLTQVNMDDHNRVTTSDCRILRRIVRDSQFRGYSPTDTINRWQSISRGEGRWIYPYQETADIMFNTSLIYEIPALKRKAVEMLKTVKESEPAYMEAVRLLSILEFYSEMETDEIPFTSVLREFIGGSVFKY; the protein is encoded by the coding sequence ATGACAGAAAAAACAAAATTTTCAATAAAACGGGGACAAATCCCTTTTGAAGTGTTCAAATCTTCCGGCCTCAATCTTGAAAACGTCATAGCCTGCCGCCTGAACGGTTTTCCCGCGGACCTGCTTCTGCAGGTAAAGGATTCATTCAATGTCACTCCTATAACCGCTTCCGATACTGATTGGCTGAGGATATACAGAAACTCGATGACCTTTCTCCTTTTCAGGGCGGTCAGCGAGATATTCAGAAACACTCGTGTGGTAGTCAACCATTCCATTTCTTCGGGATATTATTACGAAATTGTGTCGTCAGTTCTCCCGAGGGCCGACGAAATTACGGCCATCGAATCGAGAATGAAAAAAATCGCCGAAAACGACGAAGAAATCCAGCGGGAAGTAATTTCAAAAGAAAAAGCCGTCAAACTTTTTGAGAATAAAGGCAGAAAAGACACGGCCGGCCTTTTAAAAAATTACGACCGTGACGAAATCGTCCTGTACAAATCCGGCCCCGTTTTTGATTTTTATAATTCTCCTCTCGCTCCCAAAACCGGCATTCTCAAACATTTCGCTGTAAAATCATATCCGCCTGGAATCGTCGTTCAGTTTCCGTCTGCCAATAACCCGTCAAAGCTCGGTCCGTGGAAAGAACAGAAAAAGCTGTTTAAAATATATCACGAACAGAGGAGATGGAATCAGATACTCGATATAATCAATGTCAGAGACCTGAATCAGGCTATTGCCCGAGGAAAGGGAGGAGAAATTATCCGGGTCGCTGAAGCCCTGCACGAAAAGAAGCTTTCCGCTATAGCCGACGAAGTTTCCCACGACCGCCAGAAAAGGGTCATTTTGATTTCCGGACCGAGCTCGTCAGGAAAGACGACTTTTTCGCGCAGACTGACAATAGCCTTGCAGGTAAACGGACTCCGGTCGGTGACTCTCTCGCTTGACAACTACTTCGTCGACAGAGAACAGACTCCCCTCGACGAAAAAGGGAATCCCGATTATGAGTCTCCTAAAACAATTCAGACCGATTTATTCCGTGAACAGCTCCTGAGCCTCCTAAACGGCAAAAAGGTCCGGGTTCCCAAATTCGATTTCACGACGGGAAAGAAAAAAGTCAATTCGGTCGAGACGTCCATAGAACCGGGTCACCCGATAATAATCGAGGGCATCCACGCCCTGAACGAAGATCTGACTGATATGCTCGAACCCGAAGTGAAACTGAAACTTTACGCAAGTCCGTTGACGCAGGTCAACATGGACGATCACAACAGAGTAACTACGTCCGACTGCCGTATACTGAGAAGGATTGTCAGGGACAGCCAGTTCAGAGGCTACAGCCCCACGGACACAATTAACAGATGGCAGAGCATCTCCCGCGGCGAAGGAAGATGGATCTACCCTTATCAGGAAACCGCCGACATCATGTTCAACACTTCTCTCATATACGAGATACCGGCCTTAAAAAGAAAAGCCGTCGAAATGTTAAAAACAGTAAAAGAATCTGAACCGGCGTACATGGAAGCAGTCAGGCTTCTATCAATTCTCGAATTTTACTCCGAGATGGAAACAGATGAAATACCATTCACTTCCGTCCTCAGGGAGTTCATTGGCGGAAGCGTTTTTAAATACTGA
- a CDS encoding T9SS type A sorting domain-containing protein, whose product MMRMFLVLSLALLTLASAAFTENFSRAGNPDPEILPSITGTMFRQGSRAGDVLFVEACGQPGFGPATKPDPRWTMYLDSTLGPGNYDWYGPINDTGDGPTVDTMLMYDLVIWNTYDWWWTSPTYPSTTSLNNMALYMDQGGKVWFIGQDAHWSTGTGMNAWLLSYFEVQSVTDDVINGVSPITCTGENFLTGFSYSNASDFASNDFYSDGLTMTANGQTVTASSGYHINSLANDSNAAYWTNDLRTISPNSTPIAIVDTMLDYLLGTGTGPDYCDTITYWNWGDIENGINYGDPPEWMAMAIKLTQTELSPYTGRYIRNVWFQLRTGTNPAADARVIVLGDTAVGDTLAVVPFTVTGDSGWYYISLGDDSVLINPTDTLWIMVGFTYASGNYPFPCNAGSLIAQKSDWAWTNSGGWEYLSAYGLNYGWCIVATTCAANSVEEEIIGSPIYPFDVRAVTPIGRKTAISFSSPFMVGVNVNVFDVTGRIVENLFSGSIQGQRTFEFTSDVPGTYFYQVNASGVNYTGKLTIID is encoded by the coding sequence ATGATGAGAATGTTTTTAGTGCTGTCTCTGGCACTGCTGACGCTCGCCTCGGCTGCTTTTACCGAGAATTTTTCCAGAGCCGGGAATCCCGACCCTGAAATACTTCCCTCTATAACCGGAACCATGTTCAGACAGGGCTCCAGGGCCGGCGACGTACTTTTCGTCGAGGCTTGCGGTCAGCCAGGTTTCGGCCCGGCTACAAAACCCGACCCGAGATGGACGATGTATCTCGACTCGACTCTCGGTCCCGGCAACTACGACTGGTACGGACCGATAAACGACACCGGCGACGGCCCGACGGTCGACACGATGCTTATGTACGATCTGGTCATCTGGAACACTTACGATTGGTGGTGGACAAGTCCGACTTATCCGTCTACGACCTCTCTCAACAACATGGCGTTGTACATGGATCAGGGCGGAAAGGTCTGGTTCATAGGCCAGGACGCGCACTGGAGCACGGGCACAGGTATGAACGCCTGGCTGCTTTCATATTTTGAAGTCCAGAGCGTCACAGACGATGTCATAAACGGCGTCTCTCCAATAACCTGCACCGGCGAAAATTTCCTCACCGGATTCAGCTACTCGAACGCTTCCGATTTTGCTTCGAACGATTTTTACTCCGACGGCCTGACTATGACCGCCAACGGACAAACCGTTACAGCGTCTTCCGGCTATCACATCAACTCCCTGGCCAACGACTCTAATGCAGCATACTGGACTAACGACCTGAGAACAATATCTCCAAACTCCACACCGATAGCCATAGTAGATACAATGCTGGATTACCTTTTGGGCACCGGCACAGGTCCCGACTACTGTGACACCATCACTTACTGGAACTGGGGAGACATTGAAAACGGAATAAACTACGGAGATCCGCCGGAATGGATGGCGATGGCGATCAAACTGACCCAGACAGAACTCTCTCCCTACACCGGAAGATACATCCGCAATGTGTGGTTCCAGCTCAGAACGGGCACCAACCCTGCCGCTGACGCCAGGGTAATCGTCTTGGGCGATACTGCTGTGGGCGACACACTCGCAGTAGTTCCTTTCACGGTTACCGGAGATTCCGGATGGTATTACATATCTCTCGGAGATGATTCCGTTCTTATCAACCCGACTGACACTCTCTGGATAATGGTCGGATTCACTTATGCTTCCGGAAATTATCCCTTCCCCTGCAACGCCGGATCTCTTATAGCTCAGAAGAGCGATTGGGCCTGGACAAACTCCGGAGGATGGGAATATCTCAGCGCTTACGGTCTCAACTACGGTTGGTGCATAGTCGCGACGACGTGCGCCGCCAACTCCGTCGAAGAAGAGATAATCGGTTCGCCGATATATCCTTTTGACGTCAGAGCAGTGACACCCATAGGAAGAAAGACTGCGATAAGCTTCTCGAGTCCTTTCATGGTCGGCGTCAATGTCAACGTATTTGACGTCACCGGAAGAATCGTCGAGAACCTCTTCTCGGGATCAATTCAGGGACAGAGGACTTTTGAGTTCACTTCAGACGTTCCGGGGACCTATTTCTATCAGGTCAACGCTTCGGGTGTAAACTACACGGGTAAACTGACGATCATAGACTGA
- the acpS gene encoding holo-ACP synthase, translated as MMIQGIGIDIVEKRRIASALSKFGVRFAEKILSESELAEFTSREYDIEWLAGRFSAKEAASKAIGTGMRDGIWFKDFCVASSDGKPAIILNGNAKKRAGDGFFHLSISHEREYAVSVVIFEKG; from the coding sequence CTGATGATTCAGGGAATTGGCATAGACATAGTCGAAAAGAGAAGAATAGCGTCCGCTTTGAGCAAATTCGGCGTCAGATTCGCTGAAAAGATATTGTCTGAATCCGAACTTGCCGAATTTACGTCGAGAGAATATGATATCGAATGGCTTGCGGGAAGGTTTTCCGCCAAAGAAGCGGCTTCCAAAGCTATCGGCACCGGAATGAGAGACGGGATATGGTTCAAGGATTTTTGTGTTGCCTCTTCGGATGGAAAACCAGCAATAATATTGAATGGCAATGCTAAAAAACGCGCAGGCGACGGATTTTTTCATCTTTCAATAAGTCACGAAAGAGAATACGCAGTTTCAGTAGTAATATTCGAGAAAGGATAA
- a CDS encoding Gfo/Idh/MocA family oxidoreductase: MNDIRTGVIGVGHLGRHHARIYKQLGCLEGVYDLNQDRMNEVAAEFSCKPYPDMNELIKKVDAVSLATTASTHHTIGMKVLDNKKHLLVEKPVTVLTSHAEEMIRSASKGGVVLQVGHSERFNPAFLYVKDKIRDPFFIESHRIGFPSERGLDVAVVFDLMIHDIDIALQYIKSPIKEISAIGGPIFSREIDIANARVEFENGAIANLMVSRAAQKSKRKIRFFQMDAYISLDFQERIVEIYKRTLENGKYSISVDKSEQKEGEPLMLEISSFINSVKEGKKPEVSGEDGMRSLEVAWKIIEKIKTRYSSMIGFYAQDTHSNR; this comes from the coding sequence ATGAACGACATAAGAACGGGAGTAATCGGCGTCGGCCACCTCGGAAGACACCACGCGAGAATCTACAAACAGCTTGGCTGCCTGGAAGGAGTTTACGACCTTAACCAGGACAGAATGAATGAAGTTGCCGCCGAATTTTCCTGCAAACCTTACCCTGACATGAACGAACTTATAAAAAAAGTAGACGCGGTCTCTCTCGCGACGACAGCTTCAACCCATCACACAATAGGCATGAAAGTGCTTGACAACAAAAAACATCTTCTCGTAGAAAAACCTGTAACAGTCCTGACCTCTCACGCCGAAGAAATGATTAGATCCGCTTCAAAAGGAGGCGTTGTACTTCAGGTCGGGCATTCTGAACGATTCAATCCGGCTTTTCTTTACGTCAAAGACAAAATACGGGATCCCTTTTTCATTGAGAGTCATCGAATCGGTTTCCCCTCGGAACGTGGCCTCGACGTAGCCGTCGTTTTCGACTTGATGATCCACGATATAGACATCGCGCTTCAATACATAAAAAGTCCCATAAAGGAGATATCCGCAATCGGCGGACCGATTTTCTCAAGAGAAATCGACATTGCAAACGCGCGTGTCGAATTTGAAAACGGAGCCATAGCAAATCTGATGGTCAGTCGGGCGGCTCAGAAATCAAAAAGAAAAATCAGATTTTTCCAGATGGACGCTTACATATCACTCGATTTTCAGGAAAGAATCGTCGAGATTTACAAGCGGACTCTGGAGAACGGAAAATACAGCATTTCCGTGGATAAATCCGAGCAGAAAGAAGGAGAGCCTCTCATGCTCGAGATCAGTTCTTTCATAAACTCCGTAAAAGAGGGTAAAAAGCCTGAAGTCAGCGGTGAAGACGGCATGAGGTCGCTTGAAGTCGCCTGGAAAATTATTGAAAAGATAAAAACGAGATATTCAAGCATGATAGGTTTTTATGCGCAAGATACTCATAGTAACCGGTGA
- a CDS encoding B12-binding domain-containing radical SAM protein, producing the protein MAKKNPFLKSAVNVGMICPGGNAATFSSLSLHYMKQELAEEPGVFADFLSEEKGVLKGFESGFDLGKFDVLAVTASWPGDFFSLRKILDATPPEKRRFRILCGGPGVLTAPHSFLGICDAVFFGDADYIFTDIVGDFLAEKTEMPWLIFAGEKRAPKIRFSKIGTGKMTLPGNSSSFGETGLVEISRGCPFSCRFCWLSGVRKNFQPRDTGEILRDVESFPKGKIGLVSAAFLSHPDITKIISVCPSVSPPSCRVDLVTPEILSLLAEKNVRALTLAPETCSEKLSIQIGKPFDKRKFFETVKFAGLKGIRKIKLYMMTGLPGASQDDAKETVETLFELAALTKIRIEASFSQFIPMPFSEFNSMPLAEGQCYSDEINTLKDGLKKCRIATRFSSDKTQKKIFDLIINSQKYVTWSN; encoded by the coding sequence ATGGCGAAAAAAAACCCGTTCCTGAAATCCGCAGTCAACGTCGGTATGATATGTCCTGGCGGGAACGCCGCGACTTTTTCCTCTCTCAGCCTTCACTACATGAAACAGGAACTGGCCGAAGAACCGGGCGTTTTCGCCGATTTCCTGTCAGAAGAAAAGGGCGTGCTAAAAGGTTTCGAAAGCGGTTTTGATCTAGGTAAATTTGACGTTTTAGCCGTCACTGCCAGCTGGCCGGGAGATTTTTTCAGCCTCAGGAAAATCCTCGACGCGACTCCTCCTGAAAAACGCAGATTCAGGATACTGTGCGGCGGGCCAGGCGTATTGACGGCGCCTCATTCGTTTCTCGGAATATGCGACGCAGTATTTTTCGGCGATGCGGACTATATTTTTACAGACATCGTCGGAGACTTTTTGGCTGAAAAAACCGAAATGCCGTGGCTTATATTCGCCGGAGAAAAAAGAGCGCCGAAAATAAGGTTCAGCAAAATTGGAACAGGCAAAATGACACTGCCGGGAAATTCTTCAAGTTTCGGCGAGACCGGACTCGTCGAAATTTCCAGAGGGTGTCCATTTTCTTGCAGGTTCTGCTGGCTCAGCGGCGTGAGGAAAAATTTTCAACCCAGAGACACAGGAGAGATTCTCCGCGACGTGGAGAGTTTCCCTAAAGGAAAAATAGGCCTCGTCAGCGCGGCGTTTTTGAGCCACCCCGATATAACAAAAATCATTTCTGTTTGTCCTTCCGTCTCTCCACCCTCGTGCAGAGTAGATCTTGTCACTCCCGAAATATTATCGCTCCTCGCTGAAAAAAATGTCAGAGCGCTAACACTCGCACCCGAGACCTGTTCGGAAAAGCTTTCAATTCAAATCGGCAAACCTTTCGACAAGAGAAAATTCTTTGAAACGGTCAAATTCGCCGGATTGAAAGGAATAAGGAAAATAAAGCTTTACATGATGACTGGTCTTCCCGGAGCGTCCCAGGACGACGCAAAAGAGACAGTTGAAACTCTTTTTGAACTGGCGGCTCTGACTAAAATCAGAATTGAAGCTTCCTTCAGCCAATTCATACCGATGCCTTTTTCTGAATTCAATTCTATGCCCCTCGCCGAGGGGCAATGTTATTCAGACGAGATCAATACACTAAAAGACGGGCTTAAAAAATGCAGAATTGCTACGAGGTTTTCATCTGACAAAACACAGAAAAAAATTTTCGATCTTATAATAAACAGTCAAAAGTATGTGACATGGTCAAATTAG
- a CDS encoding tetratricopeptide repeat protein yields the protein MPSEEIRGLEERLGKNPGDTDAMINLGLLLTEENRYKEAEELFKRAGENGSSEAHYNLGVLYGMVYLKDLTFEELWEESTDSEIWFERAEIAYQTAVELDPRNIHAMRNLATLYAERNQKDDALALLNKILEISQDEEYKKHVREQIGDVEAI from the coding sequence ATGCCGTCTGAAGAGATAAGAGGACTCGAAGAAAGATTGGGAAAGAATCCCGGAGATACTGACGCAATGATAAACCTGGGTCTGCTTTTAACAGAAGAGAACAGGTACAAGGAAGCGGAAGAACTTTTCAAAAGAGCCGGGGAAAACGGTTCGTCGGAAGCTCATTACAACCTCGGAGTCCTTTACGGAATGGTATATCTCAAGGACCTGACCTTCGAAGAACTCTGGGAAGAAAGTACTGACAGCGAGATTTGGTTTGAAAGAGCGGAAATCGCCTATCAGACGGCTGTTGAACTGGATCCGAGGAATATTCATGCCATGAGGAATCTGGCAACCCTTTACGCGGAAAGAAATCAGAAAGACGACGCTCTCGCTCTTCTCAACAAGATCCTTGAAATATCACAGGATGAAGAATACAAAAAACATGTAAGAGAACAAATCGGAGACGTAGAAGCGATTTGA
- a CDS encoding lysophospholipid acyltransferase family protein, translated as MKIKDKLFLGPGVYIGYLFILLWGKTLSIVKRNIEETLSDKSNYPAVYLLWHRDLLVPAFFFRNKGYKVLIGKHRDAEYISRISLKLGYRTLRGSATRGSASAMRNIVKSLKKNEIVVITPDGPTGPPQEIKEGSLLAAVKIGAPVIPVVLSYKKFYSFKSWDKFRLAIPFSKVCILFGKPVLMKDCGSRDNVRRIKPILEKKIIGLEKVAEKALCSA; from the coding sequence ATGAAAATAAAAGATAAACTTTTTCTCGGCCCCGGCGTGTACATTGGTTATCTGTTCATACTTTTGTGGGGCAAAACTCTTTCCATTGTCAAAAGGAACATCGAAGAAACACTGTCCGATAAAAGCAATTACCCGGCCGTCTATCTTCTTTGGCACAGAGACCTTCTGGTCCCGGCTTTTTTCTTCAGAAACAAAGGGTATAAAGTACTCATCGGAAAGCACAGGGACGCAGAATATATTTCGAGGATATCGCTGAAACTCGGTTACAGAACACTGAGGGGTTCTGCAACCAGGGGATCCGCTTCGGCGATGAGAAACATCGTCAAATCTCTCAAAAAAAATGAAATCGTCGTTATCACTCCTGACGGCCCGACTGGTCCGCCTCAGGAAATAAAAGAAGGCTCCCTCCTGGCCGCCGTCAAAATAGGGGCTCCCGTGATACCTGTTGTACTTTCGTACAAAAAATTTTACTCTTTCAAATCGTGGGACAAGTTCCGTCTCGCAATTCCATTTTCAAAAGTGTGCATTCTGTTCGGCAAGCCTGTTTTAATGAAGGATTGCGGGTCCAGGGACAACGTCCGCAGAATAAAACCGATCCTCGAAAAAAAAATAATCGGACTCGAAAAAGTTGCAGAGAAGGCGTTGTGCTCAGCGTAA